The Castanea sativa cultivar Marrone di Chiusa Pesio chromosome 11, ASM4071231v1 genome contains a region encoding:
- the LOC142616356 gene encoding uncharacterized protein LOC142616356: protein METETGSTPSHEIDSNVVESSSRVRENVDPAWKHFSLGMDEKGRNTFTCVYCRQTYKGGGINRMKRQLAGIKGDIGSCKKVSHDVRYLMFEYLKEFKLKKKTSKRCQEKMFSVPSTNSDMQEDEDVQEVFSSGLPKKAALGKRKGTKPVDNYFAPRTTPTAQLSLKSVFQSKENVRQADMAIARWMYDTCIPFNAVNSVYYQRMIDAVVVADPSYKGPTYHAIRVLLLRGQKKEVQLLVDSQRRHWAEVGCTLMANGWTDTRHKSLVNFFVYCPRGMVFVKSVDTSEIVKSSGNLFKLFDEVDTWVGPKNIVHMVTDNASNYVSAGKLLCEKYKTISWSPCVAHCLNLVLKDMGEMPHVGRLNEHASKITVFIYNHVALVAWLRNRPGWTEIVRPRATRFATTFLAFGSIHVHKHDLQPLVTSKFFVDNKLARELKAKEAVFIILDNSFGMILMLLSRFHRHSFVCCGLLILIKGLQ from the coding sequence ATGGAAACAGAGACTGGGTCTACTCCATCACATGAAATTGATTCCAATGTAGTGGAGTCTAGCTCAAGAGTAAGGGAAAATGTTGATCCGGCTTGGAAACATTTTAGCCTTGGGATGGATGAGAAAGGACGAAATACTTTTACATGTGTGTATTGTAGGCAAACATATAAAGGTGGGGGTATTAATAGGATGAAACGACAACTTGCAGGGATAAAAGGTGATATTGGATCATGTAAAAAGGTTTCTCATGATGTGAGATACCTaatgtttgaatatttgaaggagtttaaattgaagaaaaaaacttCCAAACGATGTCAAGAAAAAATGTTTAGTGTGCCTTCCACAAATAGTGATAtgcaagaagatgaagatgttcAAGAAGTATTTAGTAGTGGGTTGCCTAAAAAAGCTGCTTTAGGTAAAAGAAAGGGTACAAAGCCAGTGGACAATTACTTTGCTCCAAGAACTACTCCAACAGCTCAACTGTCTCTTAAAAGTGTGTTCCAAAGCAAAGAAAATGTGAGGCAAGCTGATATGGCTATTGCAAGGTGGATGTATGACACTTGCATTCCTTTTAATGCTGTGAATTCAGTGTACTACCAAAGGATGATTGATGCCGTAGTTGTTGCCGATCCTAGTTACAAAGGTCCAACTTATCATGCTATACGGGTCCTTTTGTTAAGGGGTCAAAAGAAAGAGGTTCAGTTGTTGGTTGACTCACAACGTAGGCATTGGGCAGAAGTTGGATGTACACTTATGGCTAATGGTTGGACAGATACTAGACATAAGTCATTGGtcaatttctttgtttattGTCCTAGGGGAATGGTATTTGTAAAATCAGTTGATACCTCAGAGATTGTGAAGAGTTCCGGAAACTTGTTTAAATTGTTTGATGAAGTAGATACATGGGTTGGTCCAAAAAACATAGTTCACATGGTTACTGATAATGCTTCTAATTATGTATCTGCAGGTAAATTATTGTGTGAAAAGTATAAAACTATTAGTTGGTCTCCTTGTGTAGCACATTGCCTAAATCTTGTGTTGAAGGATATGGGAGAAATGCCTCATGTGGGTAGACTCAATGAACATGCTTCCAAAATTacagtttttatttataatcatGTGGCTTTGGTTGCTTGGTTAAGGAATAGACCTGGTTGGACAGAAATTGTTCGCCCGAGAGCAACAAGATTTGCTACTACTTTCCTTGCATTTGGAAGCATTCATGTGCATAAGCATGACTTGCAACCCTTAGTGACTAGCAAGTTCTTTGTGGACAATAAATTGGCAAGAGAGTTAAAGGCAAAAGAAGCAGTTTTTATCATTTTGGATAATTCTTTTGGGATGATATTAATGTTATTGTCAAGATTTCATCGCCACTCATTCGTTTGTTGCGGATTGTTGATTCTGATCAAAGGCCTGCAATAG